One window of the Pedobacter ginsengisoli genome contains the following:
- a CDS encoding NAD-dependent epimerase/dehydratase family protein, whose protein sequence is MLKKAIIVGASGLIGNNLLTRLLNNTYYSEVLVIVRKTLNIEHDKLKELIVDFDHIDQYSAEIVGDIVFCCLGTTNNKTPDKAQYRKIDYQYPLDIGAIAQNNGATAYHLVSAMGADVNSSIFYSKTKGEVERDLKAIPFKSIYIYRPSLLDGNREEKRVAEKIMIGLMRFLNPLLMGSLKKYRSIKIETVASAMLKESLTDKKGIFIYASDQIEALG, encoded by the coding sequence ATGTTAAAAAAGGCGATAATAGTAGGGGCTAGTGGCCTTATAGGCAACAACTTGTTAACACGGTTACTGAACAACACCTATTATAGTGAGGTGCTTGTTATTGTGCGAAAAACATTAAATATTGAGCATGACAAATTAAAAGAACTGATTGTTGACTTTGACCACATAGATCAATATTCAGCTGAAATTGTTGGCGATATCGTGTTTTGTTGCTTAGGCACAACAAATAACAAAACACCAGACAAAGCACAATATAGAAAGATTGATTACCAATACCCTCTAGATATTGGTGCTATTGCCCAAAATAATGGTGCTACTGCCTACCACCTGGTTTCTGCTATGGGTGCAGATGTTAACTCATCTATTTTCTATTCAAAAACCAAGGGCGAGGTTGAGCGGGACCTAAAGGCTATCCCTTTTAAAAGCATCTACATCTATCGCCCTTCGTTATTAGATGGCAATCGTGAAGAAAAACGCGTGGCAGAAAAAATCATGATAGGCCTGATGCGTTTCTTAAATCCACTTCTAATGGGAAGCTTAAAAAAATACCGGAGTATTAAGATTGAAACCGTTGCTTCGGCAATGCTTAAAGAATCGTTAACCGACAAAAAAGGCATATTTATTTACGCTTCAGATCAGATTGAAGCGCTGGGATAG
- a CDS encoding flippase yields MKIPSIKGFDQQTLEKYVKNTGWLMLARVGSMAIKILVAIALTHYLSKSDIGILNYPVAFVTFFTAAAALGVDGFVTRELLRYPEKKDQLLGTAFILKVTGGLIILPIIYATYTIVNNYKVIETPLIFVMTVGFTGLIQSFNIIDSHFQSKTQGKYIMRVQIAGNLLSAAIKLALIIIGASLEWFVFALLLDAVLLATGYLFIYQNNGESILKWTFKTDIAKFLLKNSWPLAFSAILVSIYLNIDKLMIEYYKGAGDLGVYANAVQLAEAWYFIPVAITASVFPAIMNARRDDPERYQRRMQNMYDLMVWISMALAIVITISAPLIFRILFTEEFYDGAHVLSINIWAGIFVFLGTASAQFLIAEGYTKLSMLRTAMGALINIVLNIFWIPKYGIAGAAFATLVAYACSTFWILLIPKTRQQGVMMLKSLFLITLYQKLKGSTD; encoded by the coding sequence GTGAAGATTCCAAGCATTAAAGGTTTTGATCAGCAAACCCTTGAAAAGTATGTGAAAAATACCGGATGGTTAATGCTGGCACGAGTAGGTAGCATGGCTATTAAAATTCTGGTGGCAATTGCTTTAACCCATTACTTAAGCAAAAGTGATATTGGAATACTTAACTATCCCGTAGCTTTTGTTACTTTTTTTACAGCTGCCGCTGCCTTAGGGGTTGATGGATTTGTAACCAGAGAGTTATTGCGCTACCCGGAAAAGAAGGACCAATTACTTGGCACGGCATTCATTTTAAAGGTTACCGGGGGGTTAATTATTCTTCCAATTATCTACGCAACCTACACTATAGTTAATAACTATAAAGTTATAGAAACTCCATTGATTTTTGTTATGACAGTCGGTTTTACCGGATTAATCCAATCATTCAACATCATAGATAGTCACTTTCAATCCAAAACGCAGGGTAAATATATTATGCGTGTGCAAATTGCAGGCAACCTGCTTTCTGCAGCAATCAAGCTGGCATTGATCATTATTGGCGCAAGTTTGGAATGGTTCGTTTTTGCACTTTTATTAGATGCTGTATTATTGGCAACCGGTTATTTATTTATTTATCAAAACAATGGAGAGTCAATCCTTAAATGGACATTTAAAACTGACATTGCCAAATTTCTTTTAAAAAACTCATGGCCTTTAGCGTTCTCAGCTATCCTTGTTTCTATTTATCTGAACATTGATAAGCTGATGATTGAGTATTATAAGGGGGCGGGAGATCTGGGGGTATACGCCAATGCCGTTCAGCTGGCTGAGGCATGGTACTTTATTCCCGTTGCCATTACTGCATCGGTATTTCCGGCCATTATGAATGCCCGACGAGATGATCCTGAGCGGTATCAGAGGAGGATGCAAAACATGTACGATTTAATGGTTTGGATTAGTATGGCCCTGGCAATAGTTATTACCATTAGCGCCCCGCTTATTTTCAGGATTTTATTTACTGAAGAGTTTTATGATGGTGCGCATGTATTATCTATAAATATCTGGGCAGGGATTTTTGTATTCCTGGGTACCGCAAGCGCCCAGTTTTTAATTGCTGAGGGTTACACAAAACTCTCTATGCTACGTACTGCAATGGGAGCCCTGATTAATATTGTATTAAACATTTTTTGGATCCCTAAATATGGGATTGCAGGAGCAGCTTTTGCCACGCTGGTTGCTTATGCCTGTTCCACATTTTGGATTTTACTTATTCCTAAAACAAGGCAGCAAGGTGTAATGATGCTTAAGTCGCTATTCTTAATTACATTATATCAGAAATTAAAAGGCTCAACAGACTAA
- the typA gene encoding translational GTPase TypA, whose protein sequence is MQKLRNIAIIAHVDHGKTTLVDKILHSCSIFRDNEQTGDLILDNNDLERERGITIVSKNVSVQYKDVKINIIDTPGHADFGGEVERVLKMADGVLLLCDAFEGAMPQTRFVTQKALALGLKPIVVVNKVDKENCRPEEVYEQIFELFFNLEATEDQLDFPVIYGSSKQGWMSTDWKVPTTDIFALLDAVVANIPAAPTNDGTLQMQITSLDYSSFVGRIAIGRVHRGSIKENQPVTLIKRDGKIVKSRVKELYTFEGLGKIRTQEVKSGDICAVVGIDGFEIGDTIADFEAPEQLPVIKIDEPTMNMLFTINNSPFFGKEGKFVTSQRIRERLYKEMEKNLALKVVETESPDSYLVYGRGILHLSVLIETMRREGYEIQVGQPQVIVKEIDGKKCEPIETLIVDVPGEVAGKVIELVTQRKGELLIMEPKGDLQHLEFEIPSRGIIGLRNNVLTATAGEAIMAHRFKAYEPWKGNIPGRLNGVLVSMDKGNTTAYSIDKLQDRGRFFVDPGVDIYEGQILGEHIRDNDLVINIVKGKALTNMRASGTDDNTRIAPAIKFSLEEAMEYIQADEYIEITPASMRLRKIYLTENERKINAKKFQ, encoded by the coding sequence ATGCAAAAATTAAGAAATATAGCTATCATAGCCCACGTTGACCACGGTAAGACTACACTGGTTGATAAGATCTTACACTCTTGTTCAATCTTCCGTGATAACGAACAAACGGGAGATTTAATACTTGATAACAATGATTTGGAGCGTGAGCGCGGTATTACCATCGTGTCAAAAAACGTTTCTGTTCAGTATAAAGACGTTAAAATCAACATTATCGATACCCCTGGTCACGCCGATTTCGGTGGTGAGGTAGAGCGTGTATTGAAAATGGCTGATGGTGTATTGTTATTGTGTGATGCTTTTGAAGGTGCCATGCCTCAAACCCGTTTCGTAACTCAAAAAGCTTTGGCTTTAGGCTTAAAACCTATCGTTGTTGTAAATAAAGTTGATAAAGAAAACTGTCGTCCTGAAGAAGTATATGAGCAGATCTTCGAATTGTTCTTCAACCTTGAAGCAACTGAAGATCAACTTGATTTCCCTGTAATCTACGGTTCATCTAAACAAGGCTGGATGAGTACTGACTGGAAAGTGCCTACTACAGACATCTTTGCGCTTTTAGATGCTGTTGTCGCTAACATTCCTGCAGCACCAACTAACGATGGTACTTTACAAATGCAAATCACTTCTTTAGATTATTCATCTTTCGTAGGTCGTATCGCAATTGGTCGTGTACACCGCGGTTCTATTAAAGAAAACCAACCGGTAACTTTAATCAAACGCGATGGTAAAATCGTAAAATCAAGAGTAAAAGAATTATATACTTTTGAGGGTCTAGGTAAAATCCGTACTCAGGAAGTGAAATCTGGCGACATCTGCGCAGTTGTAGGTATCGATGGTTTTGAGATTGGCGATACTATTGCTGATTTTGAGGCACCAGAACAACTACCTGTAATCAAAATTGATGAGCCAACAATGAATATGTTGTTCACCATCAATAACTCGCCATTCTTTGGTAAAGAAGGTAAATTTGTAACCTCACAAAGAATCAGAGAGCGTTTATACAAAGAGATGGAGAAAAACTTAGCACTTAAAGTTGTTGAGACTGAATCTCCTGATTCTTACTTAGTATATGGAAGGGGTATCCTGCATTTATCAGTATTGATCGAGACCATGCGTCGCGAAGGTTATGAAATTCAGGTTGGTCAGCCACAGGTTATCGTTAAAGAAATTGATGGTAAAAAATGTGAACCTATCGAAACCCTTATTGTTGATGTACCTGGTGAGGTTGCTGGTAAAGTAATTGAATTGGTAACTCAGCGTAAAGGTGAATTATTGATTATGGAGCCTAAAGGTGATTTACAGCATTTAGAATTTGAGATTCCTTCGCGTGGTATCATCGGCTTAAGAAACAACGTATTAACTGCAACAGCTGGAGAGGCAATTATGGCTCACCGTTTCAAAGCTTATGAGCCTTGGAAAGGTAATATCCCTGGAAGGTTAAATGGTGTATTGGTATCAATGGATAAAGGCAACACTACCGCTTATTCAATTGATAAATTACAGGATCGTGGCCGTTTCTTTGTTGATCCGGGAGTTGATATTTACGAAGGTCAGATCCTTGGTGAGCACATCCGTGACAATGACTTAGTAATCAACATTGTTAAAGGAAAAGCTTTAACAAACATGCGCGCTTCTGGTACTGATGATAATACCCGTATTGCACCAGCTATTAAATTCTCTCTGGAAGAAGCAATGGAGTATATCCAGGCCGACGAATACATTGAGATTACACCAGCAAGCATGCGTTTACGTAAAATCTACCTAACAGAGAATGAGCGTAAAATCAATGCTAAGAAGTTTCAATAA
- a CDS encoding esterase family protein, producing MKEEYKKWHSNNLSADFELLAFGHSGFPVLLFPTSMGRYFEAKDFKMIESIQWFIDEGKVKVYCVDSIDGLSWYNRSIHPAERVKNHILYDKLLLEEVSAMARDETGYHKIITAGCSFGGYHAANFAFRHPWLVSHMFSMSGIFDIKGQLDGFYNDDVYFNNPADFLPNDNNPELRNMKIILGTTDRDICKPDNERMAELLTNKGVNHWLDVRENADHDWPIWRKMLPEYLSQL from the coding sequence ATGAAAGAGGAATATAAAAAGTGGCACAGCAATAACCTGAGTGCCGATTTTGAATTGCTCGCTTTTGGGCACAGCGGCTTTCCGGTCCTTCTTTTTCCAACCAGTATGGGGCGATATTTTGAAGCTAAGGACTTCAAAATGATTGAATCTATCCAGTGGTTTATAGATGAGGGAAAAGTTAAGGTGTATTGTGTTGACAGCATTGATGGTTTGAGCTGGTACAACAGAAGCATTCATCCGGCCGAGAGGGTAAAAAATCATATTTTATACGATAAGCTTTTATTGGAGGAGGTTTCGGCAATGGCCCGGGATGAGACCGGATATCATAAAATTATAACCGCCGGCTGCAGTTTTGGCGGATATCATGCAGCAAATTTTGCTTTCAGGCATCCCTGGCTGGTTAGCCATATGTTTAGTATGAGCGGAATATTTGATATTAAAGGGCAACTTGACGGATTCTACAATGATGATGTTTACTTTAATAACCCTGCAGACTTTCTACCAAATGACAATAATCCGGAATTGCGGAACATGAAAATAATACTGGGTACGACAGACAGGGATATCTGTAAGCCGGATAATGAACGAATGGCTGAACTATTAACTAATAAAGGTGTTAATCATTGGCTGGATGTAAGAGAAAATGCAGATCATGATTGGCCAATATGGCGAAAGATGCTACCTGAGTACTTATCACAATTATAA
- a CDS encoding alpha/beta hydrolase — MYTTISLPGVIKTEKTIQSKYLKRGVEVEIFAPDNLLGNEQLNLLLLNDGQDAAELQLQNTLDTLYGQNKIEPLVVVAVKTSGNRLQEYGVAGMPDFQNRGSKAQAYTDFIIKELIPFVQATVEFPINGKRAFAGFSLGGLTAFDVAWNNDNYFDAVGVFSGSFWWRKKDLKDGYTDNDRILHQRIKDTKTKPDLKFWLMTGTEDELADRNKNYIIDSIDDTIDVIKELLKKGYKRPDDIAYYEMVGGKHELATWAKAMIPFLLWAFGKKNLF, encoded by the coding sequence ATGTACACTACAATATCACTTCCAGGGGTTATTAAAACAGAAAAAACGATACAATCAAAATATCTTAAAAGAGGAGTAGAGGTCGAAATCTTTGCTCCGGATAATCTTTTGGGCAATGAACAATTAAACCTGCTGTTATTAAATGATGGCCAGGATGCAGCAGAATTGCAGCTGCAAAACACACTCGACACACTATATGGGCAAAATAAGATAGAACCATTGGTAGTTGTGGCCGTAAAAACTTCAGGCAATCGTTTACAGGAATACGGTGTTGCAGGCATGCCTGATTTTCAGAACAGGGGGAGCAAGGCACAAGCTTATACAGACTTTATTATAAAAGAACTAATACCTTTCGTTCAAGCCACCGTTGAATTCCCGATTAATGGAAAACGTGCTTTTGCCGGTTTCTCGTTAGGTGGGTTAACTGCTTTTGATGTGGCCTGGAACAATGACAATTATTTTGATGCAGTTGGTGTTTTTTCAGGATCATTCTGGTGGCGCAAAAAGGATCTAAAGGATGGTTATACCGATAACGATCGTATTTTGCACCAGCGTATTAAAGATACAAAGACAAAACCAGACTTGAAGTTCTGGCTAATGACAGGTACTGAAGACGAATTGGCGGATAGAAACAAAAACTATATTATAGATTCTATTGACGACACAATTGACGTAATTAAAGAACTTTTAAAAAAGGGCTATAAAAGACCTGATGATATCGCTTATTATGAAATGGTAGGGGGTAAGCACGAGTTGGCAACCTGGGCAAAAGCCATGATACCATTTCTGCTATGGGCCTTTGGTAAAAAGAATCTTTTTTAA
- a CDS encoding class I SAM-dependent methyltransferase, translating to MSLRKVIRSIVYKPKNILELIQLKAKIKNSTGKLQIIIGAHTTDYKDWLPTNIENLNLLEIDSFDNLFGDKKADRFLAEHVFEHISYDDAIIALKNCNKYLKKGGVVRIAVPDGFHPNPDYINMVKPGGHGEGAHDHKLLYDYKTLSKAFEESGYRVNLLEYYDENGQFHFNEWDSKDGHVIRSKRYDKRFNEPLGYSSLIVEGIKD from the coding sequence ATGTCCTTAAGAAAGGTAATAAGATCAATTGTATATAAGCCCAAAAACATACTGGAGCTCATTCAGCTTAAAGCTAAAATAAAAAACAGCACCGGAAAACTCCAGATTATTATTGGGGCACATACAACTGACTATAAAGATTGGCTACCGACAAATATTGAGAACCTTAATTTGTTAGAGATTGATTCGTTCGATAATTTGTTTGGAGATAAAAAAGCTGACCGCTTTTTGGCTGAACATGTTTTTGAGCACATTAGCTATGACGATGCAATAATTGCTTTAAAAAACTGCAACAAATACCTTAAAAAAGGCGGGGTAGTTAGAATTGCTGTTCCGGATGGTTTTCATCCCAATCCTGATTATATAAACATGGTGAAACCGGGTGGACACGGTGAGGGCGCTCATGATCATAAACTATTGTATGATTATAAAACGCTCTCTAAAGCGTTTGAAGAATCTGGTTATCGTGTAAATCTTTTAGAATATTATGACGAGAATGGTCAGTTCCATTTTAATGAGTGGGACAGTAAAGACGGGCACGTGATCAGATCTAAAAGGTATGATAAACGTTTTAATGAACCTTTGGGTTATTCATCGTTAATTGTTGAAGGTATAAAAGATTAG
- a CDS encoding glycosyltransferase family 2 protein gives MQPKLSVITIVYNNVKDIERTMLSVLNQTYKNIEYIVIDGASKDGTVDKIYNYKSRLAQFISEPDKGIYDAMNKGLALATGDYVLFMNSGDEIYASETVSEVFLSAAGADIYYGETEMFDEDWISLGQRRHHAPENFDWQSFRYGMSISHQAIYVRRSLAEPYDLRYKYSADIDWIIKAAKHASSIVNTHIYVAKYLVGGISKKKHMASLKERFHIFTKYYGLIPNLINHIFIAINLAQYFIRHRRTND, from the coding sequence ATGCAGCCAAAGTTAAGTGTTATTACTATCGTTTATAATAATGTAAAGGATATTGAGCGCACCATGCTTTCTGTGCTGAATCAAACTTATAAAAACATCGAATATATTGTTATTGATGGCGCTTCAAAAGACGGGACGGTAGACAAGATCTATAATTATAAATCGAGATTAGCGCAGTTTATTTCTGAGCCTGACAAAGGTATATATGATGCCATGAATAAAGGACTTGCGCTTGCCACAGGAGACTATGTTCTTTTCATGAATTCAGGAGATGAGATTTATGCATCTGAGACTGTGAGTGAAGTATTTTTGAGTGCCGCAGGGGCAGATATTTATTATGGCGAAACTGAAATGTTTGACGAAGACTGGATAAGCCTTGGGCAGAGAAGGCATCATGCACCTGAAAATTTTGACTGGCAAAGCTTTAGATATGGAATGAGTATAAGCCACCAGGCCATTTATGTAAGGAGAAGTTTAGCTGAGCCTTACGACTTAAGATATAAGTATAGTGCTGACATTGACTGGATCATTAAAGCGGCCAAACATGCCTCGAGCATTGTAAACACCCACATTTATGTAGCTAAATATCTTGTAGGCGGCATTTCAAAGAAAAAACATATGGCCAGTCTTAAAGAACGATTCCACATCTTTACAAAATATTATGGCCTGATTCCGAACCTGATTAATCACATTTTTATTGCGATTAATCTGGCTCAATATTTTATTCGTCACCGCAGAACAAACGATTAG
- a CDS encoding class I SAM-dependent methyltransferase, protein MGNLLTDRQFWVKYWESKTGLSVNIPENYLFHKELANIITGQKIKTAIELGGFPGYYAVFLKKYFKLDVTLLDYFVHPPVTNDLLQANQLSEKDIHIIETDLFNYTSAQQYDLVLSCGLIEHFNDTADIINRHINFVKPGGTLFITLPNFRALNGWFQKNFDRENYDKHNIDCMDPKLLESICKQAGLNIVQSRYYGHFSLWLENEQQKSAGVRLLKKSMWLAGKVFTKIFPFNSKQLSPYIILEARKP, encoded by the coding sequence ATGGGTAACCTGTTAACCGACAGACAGTTTTGGGTGAAATATTGGGAAAGCAAAACCGGGTTGTCGGTGAATATTCCCGAAAACTATCTTTTTCATAAGGAACTGGCAAACATCATTACCGGCCAAAAAATTAAAACGGCTATTGAATTGGGTGGGTTTCCCGGGTATTATGCAGTTTTTCTGAAAAAGTACTTTAAGCTTGATGTTACCCTGCTCGATTATTTTGTGCATCCTCCGGTTACCAATGATTTATTACAAGCCAATCAACTAAGCGAAAAAGATATTCATATTATCGAAACTGATTTATTTAACTATACTTCAGCGCAACAATACGATCTGGTTTTATCTTGTGGGCTTATAGAGCATTTTAACGATACGGCCGACATCATTAACAGGCATATCAATTTTGTAAAACCGGGAGGTACCCTGTTCATTACACTTCCGAACTTTAGAGCCTTAAATGGCTGGTTTCAAAAAAACTTTGACAGGGAGAATTACGACAAACACAATATTGATTGCATGGATCCAAAACTGCTCGAAAGCATATGTAAGCAGGCAGGTTTAAATATAGTGCAATCCAGATACTATGGCCATTTTAGTTTGTGGCTTGAAAACGAACAGCAAAAATCGGCAGGAGTAAGGTTGCTAAAAAAATCGATGTGGCTGGCAGGTAAAGTATTTACCAAAATATTTCCTTTCAACTCCAAACAGCTTTCGCCTTACATTATTTTAGAGGCCAGAAAGCCGTAG
- a CDS encoding glycosyltransferase, whose amino-acid sequence MQTFAPIALFVYNRPEHTARTIKFLQQNELAAESRLFVFSDGFKSDADEKNVLEVRDLLKNIEGFKSVEIVECKENMGLAKSIIIGVSKLIKDYKQVIVFEDDLITSPYTLTYFNEALNRYRDESKVMHIGAYMYNLKGADLPETFFYRAATSWGWATWERAWQHFEPNIDTLMAKFDKSAKSAFSIEHTMNFWKQMEDFKSGKNNSWAIRWYASIFLKGGLTLNPSQSLVNNIGHDGSGIHSGINDIYNVIINPKPISYFPSSIAENPAAYMAIKGFLQNRKGNLWDRFKRYVIQRLK is encoded by the coding sequence ATGCAAACCTTTGCTCCAATAGCATTATTTGTTTACAATCGTCCTGAACATACTGCGCGAACCATTAAGTTTTTACAACAGAATGAACTGGCTGCCGAAAGCCGGTTGTTTGTATTTTCTGATGGATTTAAATCCGATGCGGACGAAAAAAATGTGCTTGAAGTAAGGGATCTGCTTAAAAACATTGAGGGGTTTAAATCTGTTGAAATTGTAGAGTGCAAGGAAAATATGGGACTTGCCAAATCAATTATTATTGGGGTAAGTAAACTTATAAAAGACTACAAGCAAGTAATTGTTTTTGAAGATGACCTGATCACCTCTCCTTATACCTTAACCTATTTTAATGAAGCTTTAAACCGCTACAGGGATGAAAGCAAGGTAATGCATATTGGCGCTTACATGTATAATTTAAAGGGCGCTGATTTGCCGGAAACATTCTTTTATCGCGCTGCGACAAGCTGGGGATGGGCAACATGGGAAAGGGCCTGGCAACATTTTGAGCCAAACATAGATACATTGATGGCTAAGTTTGACAAATCTGCAAAAAGCGCCTTTTCTATTGAGCATACTATGAATTTCTGGAAACAGATGGAGGATTTTAAAAGCGGGAAGAACAATTCATGGGCAATAAGATGGTATGCTTCTATATTTTTAAAAGGAGGGCTAACACTTAACCCCTCACAATCATTAGTGAACAATATAGGCCATGACGGCTCAGGCATACATTCGGGTATTAACGACATTTACAATGTGATCATCAACCCGAAACCTATTAGCTATTTCCCCTCTTCAATAGCAGAAAACCCTGCGGCATATATGGCCATTAAGGGTTTCCTTCAAAATAGAAAAGGAAACTTATGGGACCGATTTAAACGTTACGTAATACAACGATTGAAATAA
- a CDS encoding 3-ketoacyl-ACP reductase, with the protein MESLKGKNAIITGAGKGIGKAMAIALAQEGVNIGLLARTASDLKTLAGELKGYGVKTAIATVDVSDIDNVNAAVAQVKSELGVIDILINNAGTASFGPFLELEPSRWEEIVKVNLFGAYYTTRAVLPEMIARKTGDIINISSTAGKNGAAVTSAYSASKFGLIGMSESLMQEVRKHNIRVSTLLPSTVATDMAKDLKLTDGNPERVMQPEDFAELVVSQLKLNRRVFVKEAGLWSTNP; encoded by the coding sequence ATGGAATCATTAAAAGGTAAAAACGCAATAATTACAGGAGCAGGTAAGGGAATAGGAAAAGCAATGGCCATTGCTTTGGCACAAGAAGGTGTTAATATAGGTTTATTGGCCAGAACAGCATCCGACTTAAAAACTCTTGCCGGGGAGTTAAAGGGGTATGGTGTTAAAACTGCAATCGCTACTGTTGATGTATCTGATATCGATAATGTCAATGCTGCTGTTGCTCAGGTAAAATCTGAATTGGGTGTAATTGATATTTTAATTAACAATGCCGGAACTGCATCTTTTGGGCCTTTTCTTGAATTGGAACCGTCAAGATGGGAAGAAATAGTTAAAGTGAACTTATTTGGTGCTTATTACACTACAAGAGCGGTATTGCCTGAAATGATAGCACGAAAAACGGGTGATATCATTAATATATCATCTACAGCGGGCAAAAATGGTGCAGCAGTAACCAGTGCTTACAGTGCTTCAAAATTTGGGCTAATTGGGATGTCTGAGTCATTAATGCAAGAGGTACGCAAGCACAATATCCGCGTAAGCACATTGCTGCCAAGTACCGTTGCAACTGATATGGCTAAAGATCTTAAACTTACTGATGGAAATCCTGAAAGGGTGATGCAGCCAGAAGATTTTGCTGAACTGGTGGTATCCCAGTTAAAATTAAACAGAAGGGTTTTCGTAAAAGAAGCCGGTCTTTGGTCAACAAACCCTTAG
- a CDS encoding glycosyltransferase family 4 protein: MKVVHLNTYEGNGGAGRACLRLSNALNASGADSKVMVYFQFKESSKTGTFSKGIFARARAVFNILSERYLSKAVSKAVKTPFSLQWFGTSIVDHPTVKEADIIHLHWINHGFLSPKFLAEIDELEKPVVWTFHDSNAFTGGCHVRYSCENYFKECGNCPLLRSSGKNDFSHKTWLRKKKAYSELNCHIVAPSRWMADSVKLSSLMGFREATVIPNTIETAVFKPYVKSEAKKILKIDPKKFVLMSGFMPSKNDKHKGTSYLIDALNDLATRPGIVKENIELIIFGNKDNAEMPEFPFKTTFLGTISNDDHLAKCYSAADVFITPSLEDNLPNTVMESLSCATPVVAFKTGGIPDMVKHLENGYLAEYQSSEDLATGIEWLYHDENAPEIQKEARRTILNQFSEQVIAEKHLLLYQSLIDLQPR, translated from the coding sequence TTGAAAGTAGTACACCTAAATACATACGAAGGTAATGGAGGCGCCGGAAGGGCCTGCCTCAGGCTAAGCAATGCGCTAAATGCCAGTGGTGCCGACTCTAAGGTTATGGTTTACTTTCAGTTCAAGGAGAGTTCAAAAACGGGAACTTTTAGTAAAGGTATTTTTGCAAGAGCCAGGGCCGTATTTAATATTCTTTCTGAACGTTATTTATCTAAGGCGGTATCTAAAGCTGTAAAAACACCTTTCTCGCTGCAATGGTTTGGAACTTCAATAGTTGACCATCCGACAGTAAAGGAGGCCGACATTATACACCTGCACTGGATTAATCATGGATTTTTATCTCCGAAATTTTTGGCAGAGATTGATGAATTGGAGAAGCCCGTTGTTTGGACATTTCACGACAGCAATGCTTTTACCGGTGGCTGCCATGTGCGCTATTCATGTGAAAATTATTTTAAAGAATGTGGTAATTGCCCATTACTGCGCTCTAGTGGTAAGAATGATTTCTCGCACAAAACATGGTTGCGTAAGAAAAAGGCCTATTCAGAATTAAACTGTCATATTGTTGCCCCGAGCAGATGGATGGCAGATTCTGTAAAACTAAGCAGTTTAATGGGGTTTAGAGAGGCAACGGTTATCCCCAACACAATAGAAACAGCTGTATTTAAGCCTTATGTAAAATCGGAAGCCAAAAAAATCCTTAAAATAGATCCGAAAAAATTTGTGCTGATGAGTGGTTTTATGCCCTCTAAAAATGACAAGCATAAAGGTACTTCCTATTTAATAGATGCTTTAAATGATCTGGCCACAAGACCGGGGATTGTTAAGGAGAATATTGAACTGATCATTTTTGGTAATAAGGATAATGCTGAAATGCCGGAATTCCCTTTTAAAACAACATTTCTGGGTACGATTAGTAATGATGATCATCTGGCTAAATGTTATTCGGCAGCAGATGTATTTATAACGCCTTCTCTTGAAGACAATTTACCCAACACGGTAATGGAAAGCCTTTCCTGCGCAACACCTGTAGTGGCCTTTAAAACAGGTGGTATACCAGATATGGTAAAGCATCTTGAAAATGGGTATCTGGCAGAATACCAGTCATCTGAAGACCTGGCAACAGGCATTGAGTGGCTATATCACGATGAAAATGCACCAGAAATTCAGAAAGAGGCAAGAAGAACAATTTTAAATCAGTTCTCTGAACAAGTAATTGCAGAAAAACACTTATTATTGTATCAATCACTGATTGATTTACAACCCCGATAA